A genomic window from Cardiocondyla obscurior isolate alpha-2009 linkage group LG02, Cobs3.1, whole genome shotgun sequence includes:
- the LOC139111572 gene encoding MAPK regulated corepressor interacting protein 2 isoform X1 codes for MSSRSQMTTMNGKRPSSIPSRHQPETLAQHFDLIKYIYDSWNSVSRELDMCHNQPHSNTSNYRNGASVTYYQEREPNPQLKDFEPFNLEAWWGQRVVQSITRNANS; via the exons CAGTAGATCACAGATGACTACAATGAATGGGAAGAGGCCATCTTCAATACCTTCTAGACATCAGCCAGAGACACTGGCGCAACATTTTGACCTGATCAAGTATATCTATGATT CATGGAATTCTGTATCTAGAGAGCTAGATATGTGTCACAATCAGCCACATAGTAATACCTCCAATTATAGAAATGGAGCGTCAGTCACATATTATCAAGAACGTGAGCCAAATCCACAGTTAAAAG ATTTTGAGCCATTTAATTTGGAGGCATGGTGGGGACAACGTGTTGTACAAAGTATTACTAGGAATGCAAATTCCTAG
- the LOC139111572 gene encoding MAPK regulated corepressor interacting protein 2 isoform X2, translating into MSRSQMTTMNGKRPSSIPSRHQPETLAQHFDLIKYIYDSWNSVSRELDMCHNQPHSNTSNYRNGASVTYYQEREPNPQLKDFEPFNLEAWWGQRVVQSITRNANS; encoded by the exons TAGATCACAGATGACTACAATGAATGGGAAGAGGCCATCTTCAATACCTTCTAGACATCAGCCAGAGACACTGGCGCAACATTTTGACCTGATCAAGTATATCTATGATT CATGGAATTCTGTATCTAGAGAGCTAGATATGTGTCACAATCAGCCACATAGTAATACCTCCAATTATAGAAATGGAGCGTCAGTCACATATTATCAAGAACGTGAGCCAAATCCACAGTTAAAAG ATTTTGAGCCATTTAATTTGGAGGCATGGTGGGGACAACGTGTTGTACAAAGTATTACTAGGAATGCAAATTCCTAG
- the LOC139111572 gene encoding MAPK regulated corepressor interacting protein 2 isoform X3, whose protein sequence is MTTMNGKRPSSIPSRHQPETLAQHFDLIKYIYDSWNSVSRELDMCHNQPHSNTSNYRNGASVTYYQEREPNPQLKDFEPFNLEAWWGQRVVQSITRNANS, encoded by the exons ATGACTACAATGAATGGGAAGAGGCCATCTTCAATACCTTCTAGACATCAGCCAGAGACACTGGCGCAACATTTTGACCTGATCAAGTATATCTATGATT CATGGAATTCTGTATCTAGAGAGCTAGATATGTGTCACAATCAGCCACATAGTAATACCTCCAATTATAGAAATGGAGCGTCAGTCACATATTATCAAGAACGTGAGCCAAATCCACAGTTAAAAG ATTTTGAGCCATTTAATTTGGAGGCATGGTGGGGACAACGTGTTGTACAAAGTATTACTAGGAATGCAAATTCCTAG